One genomic region from Arthrobacter sp. FB24 encodes:
- a CDS encoding PaaI family thioesterase, with translation MQPETGSAELWKITLGELDEKMGVKIVEESVERVVATMPVEGNRQSFGLLHGGASLAVGEAVGSWAAVIHASTMGKTAVGVDVSATHHKSAREGQITITATPIHLGGTLTTHEVLLTNEAGQRLCTLRITNLLMDRKN, from the coding sequence ATGCAGCCCGAAACCGGCAGCGCCGAACTGTGGAAGATCACACTGGGGGAACTCGACGAGAAGATGGGCGTGAAGATCGTCGAGGAATCCGTGGAACGCGTTGTTGCCACGATGCCGGTGGAGGGCAACCGGCAGTCGTTCGGGCTGCTGCACGGCGGTGCCTCCTTGGCCGTGGGCGAGGCCGTGGGCTCCTGGGCCGCGGTGATCCACGCCAGCACCATGGGCAAGACCGCCGTGGGCGTGGACGTCTCCGCCACCCACCACAAGTCGGCGCGCGAGGGCCAGATCACCATCACGGCCACACCCATCCACCTGGGCGGAACGCTGACCACGCACGAGGTCCTGCTCACCAACGAGGCCGGGCAGCGCCTGTGCACCCTCCGGATCACCAACCTCCTGATGGACCGGAAAAACTGA
- the paaZ gene encoding phenylacetic acid degradation bifunctional protein PaaZ — protein sequence MTTTATAPKSSLDTVETVPSFVRDAWWTPDAGATASAVPVLDASTGELLAKVSTEGLDLADVVDYGRTTGQKELGTLTFHQRALKLKELAQYLNARREHFYELSAQTGATKIDSMVDIDGGIGVLFTFGSKGRRELPNSQVVVDGPMEVLSRDGSFAGEHIYTRIPGVAVQINAFNFPVWGMLEKFAPAFIAGVPTIVKPATPTGYVAAAVVKAMIESNILPKGSLQLISGSARTILDNLDYRDLVSFTGSASTANSLKSHPNVVKGGVRFTSETDSLNAAILGPDAVKGTPEFDAFIKSVVTEMTVKAGQKCTSIRRTIVPQSMVSDVVAAVGARIEERVVLGDPRAEGVTMGALASLEQLADVRAAVQSMLDAGGELAYGTLDSPRVTKADGGVDVVEDGAFMSPVLLSWADAEAEEVHSLEAFGPVSSVIGYTDLADAVRLAARGGGSLVASVCTNDPEVARELVTGIAAHHGRVLMLNREDARSSTGHGSPVPHLVHGGPGRAGGGEELGGIRSVMHHMQRTAIQGSPNMLTAVTGIWHTGADRNFTLETEGQHPFRKHLSTLHIGDAIRSELREVSLDEITKFANSTGDTFYAHTNQEAAEANPFFPGIVAHGYLLLAWGAGLFVEPAPGPVLANYGLESLRFITPVAAGDSIRVTLTAKKITPRETDEYGEVAWDAVLTNQNDEIVATYDVLTLVEK from the coding sequence ATGACCACCACTGCAACTGCTCCGAAATCCTCGCTGGACACTGTGGAGACTGTTCCCAGTTTTGTCCGGGACGCCTGGTGGACGCCCGACGCCGGAGCGACGGCTTCCGCCGTCCCCGTCCTGGACGCCAGCACCGGCGAGCTCCTCGCCAAGGTGAGCACCGAGGGACTGGACCTTGCCGACGTCGTGGATTACGGACGCACCACCGGCCAGAAGGAACTCGGCACGCTGACTTTCCACCAGCGCGCCCTCAAGCTCAAGGAACTGGCGCAGTACCTCAACGCCCGCCGCGAGCACTTCTATGAGCTGTCCGCCCAGACCGGCGCCACCAAGATCGATTCCATGGTGGACATCGACGGCGGAATCGGCGTGCTCTTCACCTTCGGCTCCAAGGGCCGCCGCGAGCTGCCCAACTCGCAGGTGGTGGTGGACGGCCCCATGGAGGTGCTGTCCCGCGACGGTTCCTTCGCCGGCGAGCACATCTACACCCGCATCCCGGGCGTCGCCGTGCAGATCAACGCCTTCAACTTCCCGGTGTGGGGCATGCTGGAGAAGTTTGCGCCCGCCTTCATCGCCGGTGTTCCCACCATCGTCAAGCCCGCAACTCCCACGGGCTACGTGGCGGCGGCCGTGGTCAAGGCCATGATCGAGTCCAACATCCTGCCCAAGGGCTCGCTGCAGCTCATCTCCGGCTCGGCCCGCACCATCCTGGACAACCTCGATTACCGCGACCTGGTGTCCTTCACCGGCTCGGCCTCCACGGCCAATTCACTGAAGTCGCACCCGAATGTGGTCAAGGGCGGCGTCCGCTTCACGTCGGAGACGGATTCGCTCAACGCCGCCATCCTGGGCCCGGACGCGGTCAAGGGCACCCCGGAGTTCGACGCTTTCATCAAGTCCGTGGTCACCGAAATGACCGTCAAGGCCGGCCAGAAGTGCACCTCCATCCGGCGCACCATCGTGCCACAAAGCATGGTGTCCGACGTCGTTGCCGCCGTGGGTGCCCGCATCGAGGAACGCGTGGTGCTGGGTGATCCCCGTGCCGAGGGCGTCACCATGGGTGCGCTCGCTTCCCTTGAGCAGCTGGCCGATGTCCGCGCCGCTGTTCAGTCAATGCTCGACGCCGGCGGCGAGCTTGCGTACGGCACGCTCGATTCGCCCAGGGTGACCAAGGCGGACGGGGGAGTTGACGTCGTCGAAGACGGTGCCTTCATGTCCCCGGTGCTGCTCAGCTGGGCGGACGCCGAAGCCGAGGAAGTCCACTCCCTGGAAGCCTTCGGCCCGGTGTCCTCCGTGATTGGCTACACCGACCTGGCCGACGCCGTGCGCCTGGCCGCCCGTGGTGGCGGCTCTCTGGTGGCTTCGGTGTGCACCAACGATCCCGAGGTTGCCCGCGAGCTGGTCACCGGGATCGCCGCGCACCACGGCCGCGTCCTGATGCTCAACCGCGAGGACGCCCGCAGCTCCACCGGTCACGGTTCGCCGGTGCCGCACCTGGTCCACGGCGGCCCGGGACGTGCCGGCGGCGGTGAAGAACTGGGCGGCATCCGTTCGGTGATGCACCACATGCAGCGCACCGCCATCCAGGGTTCGCCCAACATGCTCACCGCCGTCACAGGCATCTGGCACACGGGGGCCGACCGTAACTTCACGCTCGAGACCGAAGGCCAGCACCCGTTCCGGAAGCACCTGAGCACGCTGCACATTGGCGACGCGATCCGCTCCGAGCTGCGCGAAGTGAGCCTGGACGAGATCACCAAGTTCGCCAACTCCACGGGCGACACGTTCTACGCCCACACCAACCAGGAGGCTGCGGAGGCCAATCCGTTCTTCCCGGGCATTGTGGCGCACGGCTACCTGCTGCTGGCGTGGGGCGCCGGGCTGTTCGTGGAGCCTGCCCCGGGCCCTGTGCTGGCCAATTACGGCCTGGAGAGCCTGCGTTTCATCACCCCGGTGGCGGCGGGCGATTCCATCCGCGTCACCCTGACCGCCAAGAAGATCACCCCGCGCGAGACCGACGAGTACGGCGAAGTGGCCTGGGATGCGGTCCTGACCAACCAGAACGACGAAATCGTAGCCACCTACGACGTCCTCACCCTCGTCGAGAAGTAA